One Xiphophorus hellerii strain 12219 chromosome 1, Xiphophorus_hellerii-4.1, whole genome shotgun sequence DNA segment encodes these proteins:
- the bcas2 gene encoding pre-mRNA-splicing factor SPF27 has protein sequence MAGTASVAGEVFVDALPYFDQGYDAPGVREAAAALVEEETRRYRPTKNYLSYLPTPDFATFETEIMRNEFERLAARQPMELLSMKRYELPAPTSGQKNDITAWQECVNNSMAQLEHQAVRIENLELMSQYGTNAWKVYNGNLAFMIEMAQKELHKFRKQIQDLNWQRKNDQLAAGAKLRELESNWVSLVSKNYEIERAIVQLENEVGQLRQQQGDENKENIRQDF, from the exons atggcCGGAACGGCTTCAGTAGCAGGTGAAGTTTTTGTGGACGCTTTGCCTTACTTTGACCAGGGTTACGATGCTCCAGGTGTCAGAGAAGCG GCTGCAGCGCTGGTTGAGGAAGAGACAAGAAGATACCGGCCTACGAAGAACTACCTGAGCTACCTGCCTACGCCTGACTTCGCAACTTTTGAG ACAGAAATTATGAGGAACGAATTTGAACGGTTAGCAGCTCGGCAGCCCATGGAGCTCCTGAGCATGAAGAG ATATGAGCTTCCGGCGCCCACATCAGGACAGAAGAACGACATAACGGCGTGGCAGGAGTGTGTGAACAACTCTATGGCCCAGCTGGAGCACCAGGCAGTCCGCATCGAGAACCTGGAGCTCATGTCGCAGTACGGAACCAACGCATGGAAAGTCTACAACGG CAACTTGGCCTTCATGATTGAGATGGCTCAGAAGGAGCTTCACAAGTTCAG AAAGCAAATTCAAGATTTGAACTGGCAGCGTAAGAACGACCAGTTGGCAGCTGGAGCCAAACTACGCGAGCTGGAGTCCAA CTGGGTGTCACTGGTCAGTAAGAACTACGAAATCGAGCGGGCCATCGTCCAGTTGGAGAACGAAGTCGGTCAGCTCCGACAGCAGCAGGGGGACGAGAACAAGGAGAATATCAGACAGGACTTCTAG
- the otud3 gene encoding OTU domain-containing protein 3, which produces MSRKQTAKPVKSNKKGELERKRDERAARRAIAKDRKNRPQDNDEGAEYVSFSNQLQALGLKLREVPGDGNCLFRALGDQLEGHSRGHLRLRQETVQYMMSHRQDFEPFVEDDVPFPQHLSNLAQSGTFAGNDAIVAFARSQQVKVVIHQLNAPLWEINGVEKQACRELHIAYRYGDHYDSVRRVGDNSESPAQLRIETLQNSHSQQRVFGDGQRETQKKPLPTAYEEENVILSSIKNRGIQGDEENLLQLSAATINAEWLAGSSLGQLCQGKCTSVSCSTCRAEATDCSEHDKPGEGSDVQKPKLSNKQRKEQQRLEKKKRQEERHRQKFLQSKGGQDQNQNLPDAVTLVPALNTLSI; this is translated from the exons ATGTCTCGGAAACAGACAGCGAAACCTGTGAAGAGCAATAAAAAGGGCGAACTGGAGCGCAAGAGGGATGAACGAGCAGCTCGCCGTGCCATTGCAAAAGATCGGAAGAACCGCCCTCAGGATAACGACGAAGGGGCAGAGTATGTCAGCTTCTCCAATCAGCTCCAGGCACTCGGGCTAAAGCTGAGAGAAGTCCCAGGAGACGG GAACTGCCTGTTCAGAGCGCTCGGTGACCAGTTAGAGGGGCATTCGCGGGGTCATCTGCGGCTTCGCCAGGAGACCGTCCAGTACATGATGTCCCATCGACAAGACTTTGAGCCTTTTGTTGAAGATGATGTTCCTTTTCCACAGCACT tgtCCAATCTTGCCCAGTCCGGTACCTTTGCTGGCAATGACGCTATTGTAGCTTTTGCTCGTAGTCAGCAAGTGAAAGTGGTCATTCATCAGCTAAACGCCCCACTTTGGGAG ATAAATGGTGTCGAGAAGCAAGCGTGTAGAGAGTTGCACATCGCCTACCGATATGGAGATCACTATGACAGCGTGCGGCGAGTCGGAGACAACTCTGAGAGTCCTGCACAGCTACGCATTGAG ACCCTGCAGAATTCCCACAGCCAGCAGCGTGTGTTTGGAGACGGTCAGAGGGAAACGCAAAAGAAACCCTTGCCGACAGCGTATGAAGAGGAAAACGTGATCCTGAGCTCCATCAAGAACCGGGGAATCCAGG GTGATGAGGAGAACCTGCTGCAGCTAAGTGCAGCAACAATAAATGCTGAATGGCTCGCTGGGTCGTCGCTTGGCCAGCTGTGCCAGGGCAAATGCACATCGGTGTCCTGTTCAACCTGCAGAGCCGAAGCCACAGACTGCAGTGAGCATGACAAGCCTGGAGAGGGCAGCGACGTTCAAAAGCCCAAG CTTTCaaacaagcaaagaaaagaGCAACAGCGGCTGGAAAAGAAGAAGCGCCAAGAGGAGAGGCATCGGCAGAAGTTTCTTCAGAGTAAAGGAggccaggaccagaaccagaaccttccagaCGCTGTGACTCTAGTACCGGCTCTCAACACTCTCAGTATATAA
- the tmem240a gene encoding transmembrane protein 240 isoform X1: MHMITTTMIFMILGASVVMAIACLMDMNALLDRFHNYILPHLRGEDRVCHCNCGRHHVHYVIPYDGDHSLVDSSENYFVSDSVTKQEMDLMLGLLLGFCISWLLLWLDGVLHCAVRAWRASRYYDTPSWSWLPQFCNLRDLRRRAQLRQLEDSSGNMVHIKQKLYHNGHPSPRHL; encoded by the exons ATGCATATGATCACAACCACCATGATTTTTATGATTCTTGGTGCTTCAGTTGTAATG GCGATAGCCTGTTTAATGGACATGAACGCACTACTGGACCGCTTTCACAACTACATCCTACCGCATCTACGAGGGGAGGACCGCGTCTGTCACTGCAACTGTGGAAG GCATCATGTTCACTACGTAATCCCGTACGATGGGGACCACTCCTTAGTGGACTCTTCAGAGAACTACTTTGTGAGTGACAGTGTGACCAAGCAGGAGATGGACTTGATGTTGGGTCTGCTGTTGGGTTTCTGCATCAGCTGGCTGCTGCTGTGGCTTGACGGAGTCCTGCACTGCGCCGTCAGGGCCTGGAGGGCGAGCCGGTACTACG ATACTCCATCCTGGTCGTGGTTACCGCAGTTCTGCAACCTCCGAGACCTCCGTCGCCGAGCCCAGCTAAGACAGCTGGAGGACTCCAGCGGCAACATGGTCCACATCAAGCAGAAGCTCTACCACAATGGCCACCCCAGTCCTCGACACCTCTGA
- the tmem240a gene encoding transmembrane protein 240 isoform X2, with translation MDMNALLDRFHNYILPHLRGEDRVCHCNCGRHHVHYVIPYDGDHSLVDSSENYFVSDSVTKQEMDLMLGLLLGFCISWLLLWLDGVLHCAVRAWRASRYYDTPSWSWLPQFCNLRDLRRRAQLRQLEDSSGNMVHIKQKLYHNGHPSPRHL, from the exons ATGGACATGAACGCACTACTGGACCGCTTTCACAACTACATCCTACCGCATCTACGAGGGGAGGACCGCGTCTGTCACTGCAACTGTGGAAG GCATCATGTTCACTACGTAATCCCGTACGATGGGGACCACTCCTTAGTGGACTCTTCAGAGAACTACTTTGTGAGTGACAGTGTGACCAAGCAGGAGATGGACTTGATGTTGGGTCTGCTGTTGGGTTTCTGCATCAGCTGGCTGCTGCTGTGGCTTGACGGAGTCCTGCACTGCGCCGTCAGGGCCTGGAGGGCGAGCCGGTACTACG ATACTCCATCCTGGTCGTGGTTACCGCAGTTCTGCAACCTCCGAGACCTCCGTCGCCGAGCCCAGCTAAGACAGCTGGAGGACTCCAGCGGCAACATGGTCCACATCAAGCAGAAGCTCTACCACAATGGCCACCCCAGTCCTCGACACCTCTGA